From Arachis hypogaea cultivar Tifrunner chromosome 3, arahy.Tifrunner.gnm2.J5K5, whole genome shotgun sequence:
TGAAACATAGTGATTTTaaactccaaatttctcacaTTTTAGATTTCAAGATGATGCTGAACTGGCCAAAATCCCAACAACTAATGGTGACAATGGAATTAAGCTACTTAGTTCCAATAAAGAtcacaacaatagaaaagcaagaAAAGCAAAGAAGTTCTTGAAAGCCAGAGTATTATCAAGAGTTTTCTCAGAAGACTATGAGAGAGTAAGAAGAAGGATTCTAGACCCAAGAGGACAAACCATTCACAGATGGAACAAGATTTTCTTGGTAGCATGTTTAGTTTCTTTGTTTGTGGACCCTCTATTCTTTTACTTGCCACTAGTTCAACATCAAGTGTGCATTGGTATTGGAACAACACTTGAAGTGATCCTCACTATTATCAGATCAATAGCAGATTTATTCTACATGATTCAGATCATCATGAGGTATTGCACGGCTTATGTTGCGCCTTCTTCGCGTGTTTTCGGTAGAGGAGAGCTTGTTATAGACCCTGCAAAGATAGCAGCTAGGTACTTCTTCAAAGGTTTCTGGCTAGACTTTGTTGCCGCTTTACCCCTTCCTCAAGTAAGTCACTGGAGATATTcattttgtgttctctcccttaaTCTATTAATTCGAATATCTATAAATAGCTGAGTATAATACCCTTTCAGGTGCTGATCTGGATTGTGATCCCCAATCTTGGAGGCTCAACCATGGCGAACACGAAAAACGTCCTTCGattcatcatcatttttcaaTATATACCAAGGCTGTTTCTGATTTTTCCACTTTCGTCCCAAATTGTAAAGGCTACTGGGGTTGTGACAGAGACAGCATGGGCTGGTGCTGCTTATAACCTTATGCTTTACATGCTGGCTAGCCATGTAAGTATATGAGAAACAAAATTGCTACGTGCACACAAAATATCAGCCACGAAATCAAttgtatatttgtgtataaatgcaTGTGTTGTTTCACCttaatgtattttgtattttagcATGTATGCTATGCGAATAGCTAATTTGATAGCTGATTTTTTGTATACACGTAGCATAACAGAATAACTGACAGAACAAAAAGAGTATAATGTATGCATTCTTAGGAAACTAACTATGGATGCATTGCATTaagaaaaatacatatataaagttaACATTCAAACTTCACTAATGTTTTCCTATTTTTGGTTGAAGTTTTTTGGAGCTTGCTGGTACCTTCTATCAATTGAAAGACAAGAAGCATGCTGGAGGAGAGTCTGTGATATGAAAAATTCATCTTGTAAATATAGTTTCTTCGACTGCAACATGGTTAAAAATCCACTCAGGGACTCATGGTTTAAGGGAAGTAATGTCACAAAGTTATGTTCACCAGAAGCTAAGTTTTATCCTTTTGGCATATATGGTGATGCAGTCACATCAAGAGTTACAACCTCACCATTCTTTAAGAAGTATTTCTATTGTCTTTGGTGGGGTCTCAGGAATTTGAGGTAAGGTGTCACAAATTTCCACCTTTAGCATTATGATTTTCTTCATGCTTATTATATCCTTATCAAATTAGTCTGTATTATATCATATTTAGTTACATTGATCCAAGAATGTATCAACAAAATTGATAAAATGAGGAAAGTGTTTTACTCTTCTAAGTGTTTATGAGTGACTAATTACATTTCTGATTGTTGGGAACAGTTCTTTAGGACAAAATCTACTCACTAGCACTTTTGTTGGAGAAATAATGTTTGCCATTCTGGTTGCAACCCTTGGATTGGTTCTTTTTGCATTACTCATTGGTAATATGCAGGTAATTAATATGGTGATTACTAATATGAAGATGCTTTTACTAGAAAATGGTAGTTGAAAATCGTTAAATAGTTTTACGTATTGGCCTAAAGTGCTTAATATAACACATATCCACCAATTCATATAAcagttaagaattttttttttctcagtaaaaaaatataattctttaAATTACTACAAGAAACATATTTCTTAATGTGTACTTGTTGCATTTTCCTTCATTCAACACTCACTGATGTAATTTTAGTCTTCAACATTGAATTGTAAGATAAAATTTCACCAATCACCACTCTCTAAGTTAACTCTGTTCTATTGATATGTACTAACAAAATATAACTGGAATTCTGGTAGACATACCTTCAATCAACAACTGTGAGGCTAGAAGAGTGGAGGGTCAAAAGAACTGATACAGAACAATGGATGCATCACAGACAGCTTCCTCAAGAACTAAGACAATCCGTGCGCAAATACGATCAGTATAAATGGCTGGCGACTCGAGGAGTGGACGAAGAAGCCCTTCTCAAAGATCTTCCATTAGATCTTCGAAGAGACATCAAGCGCCATCTTTGTATCGAGCTGGTTCGACGAGTAAGTTAGTTacacttttaaatttaattgtttgaaAGAAAGTCCTCAATCCATGGAAAAGTTTTACACAGATATCCAATTGTATATTGCTACATTAGCAAAAACAATTGTACTATTCATATTCAGAGAGTTTGTCTAGAGAACAAAGTTTTAAGCACAATCAAATTATGTTGGACATATGAATGTTATGTTTTTTCATGCAAGAATCTCCTCTGTTCCTCTTAGAACAATGAAAGCACTAAACTAAACACTTAATCATTGAATCATGATGAAAACAGGTTCCATTGTTTGAACAAATGGATGAGAGGATGCTAGATGCAATATGTGAAAGGCTAAAGCCTTCATTGTGCACAGAAAGCACATATCTTGTCCGAGAAGGCGATCCGGTCAACGAAATGCTCTTCATAATCAGAGGAAATCTTGATTCCTACACAACCAATGGCGGCCGGACCGGATTCTTCAACTCGTGCCGGATCGGCCCTGGCGATTTCTGCGGCGAGGAACTCCTAACTTGGGCCTTAGATCCAAAACCAAGTGTGATAATACTTCCTTGTTCCACAAGAACAGTTAAGGCCATATCAGAAGTTGAAGCATTTGCACTCATGGCAGAAGATTTGAAATTTGTTGCATCACAATTTAGAAGATTGCATAGCAAGCAACTTAGGCACAAGTTCAGGATTCACTCACACCAATGGAGAACTTGGGCTGCATGTTTCATACAAGCTGCATGGAGAAGGttcaagaagagaaaagaagctGCTGAATTGAGGGCAAGAGAAGAAAATGAGGCTGAAACACATGCAACAAGGAGCAATAGGAAGGGTATGGATGTAAATTCAGGTGCAGATTCTGAAGTAGTAAGCTCTTTGCAGAAGCCAGCTGAACCAGACTTTTCTGTTGATGAGTGATGATGAATCTTTGTTacggatttggattctctaaattttgaatgttACTTTAGAAAGTAAAGTATGATCTATCACCACTTATTTTGTAGGTGgaactaagagaaaacatgaaaaagaaagcattcaatgatgagaaatctcactttatcctctaaagtgaaaatctaaactttagaggattcaaattcCTTTGTTACAAGTCTTCATCAttgtgtaattattttaattaattatttattcataatttttttcttttttttttttgttgcttttgTTGGTCCATGTTGGGCTGGTTGTGTAGCCCGtttagaatataaaaaaaaattggtctcAAATATAAGTGCATAACAAAAATTGTATGGCCCCTCCAAAATAGAACATCTTGTAGTGATTGTAGGCAAGTATTAATTctttaataaacaaaaattcTAGCACAATATAAATGAGCATTTTAAAAAGATCGACAATTTCAGAGACAAGGAAACAAATTTGGACCCCAAATTAAAGGTTGAATGAAGTCATCAGGTGATTCCCATAATAATTTGCTCTCCTTAACCTCCCCTAGATatgcaattaatgtgattaattaATTAGCTTTGGACCGTTTTAACTTTCAATCAACcctttatgtaaaaaataaataaaatagaaagaagaaaagaattaaCCTTTTCATGATTGTAACTTTTAGATTTTTGCATGTTATTGCTATTATTATTAATCACCTTGTATAATCATATGGAGTAGTATAAAGAAAATTTCCTTGGTATTATTAATCaccttgtgtatatatatatatatgataattattttgtGGTCGATGTCCATTACAATATCTGTCTCACAATCTAATGATACTTTTGTTTActttttaattagtattttaaaaaGACTCATTCTATCAAATTATCTTAATTAAAGTCATTATATATGTGTTTAAGATGTATGCACAATGAGCATTTCTCATATTAGTTGTATCAAAAATTTATTAgccattatatatttatgtataaatacatgtattgtttaatttatttttaatatatattttatattctaatatatcttttatactaatagctaattttatgtaattatataaaaaatcctTATAGTGGCTTGTTTAACCTTAATTGTTGAAGTAGAGAAGCATTAAGAATTGACCAAGATACTATTGGTAAGTTTGTATTAAGATGCATATAagtcatgttggaccaaattatcTATgccattttattttaataattttggttttattttgcataatttatcaaataa
This genomic window contains:
- the LOC112785870 gene encoding protein CNGC15b, with product MPLIETLIERSCHLKMRMVFGNTRCVRFQDDAELAKIPTTNGDNGIKLLSSNKDHNNRKARKAKKFLKARVLSRVFSEDYERVRRRILDPRGQTIHRWNKIFLVACLVSLFVDPLFFYLPLVQHQVCIGIGTTLEVILTIIRSIADLFYMIQIIMRYCTAYVAPSSRVFGRGELVIDPAKIAARYFFKGFWLDFVAALPLPQVLIWIVIPNLGGSTMANTKNVLRFIIIFQYIPRLFLIFPLSSQIVKATGVVTETAWAGAAYNLMLYMLASHFFGACWYLLSIERQEACWRRVCDMKNSSCKYSFFDCNMVKNPLRDSWFKGSNVTKLCSPEAKFYPFGIYGDAVTSRVTTSPFFKKYFYCLWWGLRNLSSLGQNLLTSTFVGEIMFAILVATLGLVLFALLIGNMQTYLQSTTVRLEEWRVKRTDTEQWMHHRQLPQELRQSVRKYDQYKWLATRGVDEEALLKDLPLDLRRDIKRHLCIELVRRVPLFEQMDERMLDAICERLKPSLCTESTYLVREGDPVNEMLFIIRGNLDSYTTNGGRTGFFNSCRIGPGDFCGEELLTWALDPKPSVIILPCSTRTVKAISEVEAFALMAEDLKFVASQFRRLHSKQLRHKFRIHSHQWRTWAACFIQAAWRRFKKRKEAAELRAREENEAETHATRSNRKGMDVNSGADSEVVSSLQKPAEPDFSVDE